A single genomic interval of Melanotaenia boesemani isolate fMelBoe1 chromosome 4, fMelBoe1.pri, whole genome shotgun sequence harbors:
- the LOC121638632 gene encoding uncharacterized protein LOC121638632, producing MAVAANSETDQMFGATDNPWILLRHNILERLHSRLLHILNHRPLDLDRMEFVCTQDLVFCSAVSSNIGIPVCIMDTLSELCRLIRDEKEHAQNLQSNLLVQMGTGHAGRPKINFSQEYLQYLLGIPLSVTTIARLLGVSRHTIHRRLSENNMSVASLYSQMTDDELDSMVTDIKMTMPHCGYRMMKGALKARGHVVQWERVRAAMHRVDTIGVLTRLTSMGCVVRRSYSVPCPRSLIHIDTNHKLIRYNIVIFGGIDGYSRKVGLC from the exons ATGGCGGTGGCTGCTAATAGCGAGACGGATCAGATGTTTGGGGCCACAGATAATCCGTGG ATTTTACTGCGACACAACATTCTTGAGAGGCTACATTCTCGACTGCTCCACATTTTAAATCACAGACCATTAGATTTGGACCGTATGGAATTTGTGTGCACTCAAGACCTTGTTTTCTGCAGTGCCGTTTCAAGCAATATTGGCATTCCAGTGTGTATAATGGACACACTGTCTGAACTGTGTAGGTTGATCAGGGATGAAAAGGAGCATGCCCAAAATCTCCAATCAAATCTTCTGGTACAAATGGGCACAGGTCATGCTGGACGTCCCAAGATTAACTTTAGTCAAGAGTACCTTCAGTATCTTCTTGGAATTCCCTTATCCGTCACAACTATTGCAAGATTGTTGGGAGTGTCAAGACATACAATCCACAGAAGACTGTCAGAAAACAACATGTCAGTGGCTTCACTGTATAGTCAAATGACAGATGATGAGTTGGATTCCATGGTCACAGACATAAAGATGACAATGCCACACTGTGGTTACAGAATGATGAAAGGGGCCCTTAAAGCCAGGGGTCACGTGGTTCAGTGGGAACGGGTAAGGGCTGCAATGCACCGGGTGGACACCATAGGTGTACTGACAAGACTGACTTCAATGGGATGTGTTGTAAGACGCTCATATTCTGTGCCCTGTCCAAGGTCTCTCATCCATATTGACACCAACCACAAACTGATCAG ATATAACATTGTTATTTTTGGCGGCATAGATGGGTATTCCAGGAAGGTAGGTTTGTGTTAA